From Phaeocystidibacter marisrubri, the proteins below share one genomic window:
- a CDS encoding DUF721 domain-containing protein, translated as MKKSNEQSLGDAIRSFLKQHELTGKLAEAEVVAAWSKVLGPAIDRRTVSIRLDKTGRIYVELTSASLRNELSMQRTRLAEALNETIGREIVKDIILV; from the coding sequence GTGAAAAAGTCGAACGAACAATCTCTAGGTGACGCCATCCGCTCCTTTTTGAAGCAACATGAGTTGACGGGTAAGTTGGCAGAGGCCGAAGTAGTCGCTGCTTGGTCAAAGGTCTTGGGGCCTGCAATTGACCGCAGAACTGTGAGTATCCGATTGGACAAGACAGGTAGAATTTATGTGGAATTGACCAGTGCCTCATTGCGCAACGAATTGTCGATGCAGCGCACTCGCCTGGCAGAAGCATTGAATGAAACGATTGGTCGTGAAATAGTGAAAGATATTATATTAGTCTAA
- the recF gene encoding DNA replication/repair protein RecF (All proteins in this family for which functions are known are DNA-binding proteins that assist the filamentation of RecA onto DNA for the initiation of recombination or recombinational repair.): MSTAVLKKLHLVDFKNYPDAELSFSSKVNAFVGNNGVGKTNVLDAIHYLAVTKSYFNPVDSQNIRHGKPFMVVEGAFETENGTDTVYCALQRGQKKVFKRNQKDYERLADHIGLFPLVMISPSDRDLILEGSETRRKFMDGVISQSDKLYLDDLLAYNKALSQRNSLLKYFAKNRKWEEATLEIYDEQLIERGVRINERRTLFMDQMKPIMLEAYSKIASENEDVNLSYASQLNEKSMKECLLESRDKDKILQYTTAGIHKDDLKFELNEYPLKKVGSQGQQKTFTIALKLAQFEFLKHVTGRKPILLLDDIFDKLDEQRVEAIVSMVNDHQFGQIFITDTHADRTNEIVKRIVEESVVFEVNSEGVIKELEA; this comes from the coding sequence ATGAGTACTGCCGTCCTGAAAAAGCTGCATCTTGTTGATTTTAAGAACTATCCAGACGCTGAGCTTTCGTTTTCTTCCAAAGTAAATGCCTTTGTAGGTAACAATGGCGTTGGAAAGACGAACGTTTTGGATGCTATTCACTACCTCGCAGTGACCAAAAGTTACTTTAATCCGGTTGATTCTCAGAATATTCGACATGGCAAACCATTTATGGTGGTTGAAGGTGCTTTTGAAACCGAAAATGGAACGGATACGGTTTACTGTGCCCTTCAGCGGGGGCAGAAGAAGGTGTTCAAGCGGAATCAAAAGGATTATGAGCGCTTAGCCGATCACATCGGTCTCTTTCCTTTAGTGATGATTTCTCCTTCAGATAGGGATTTGATTTTGGAAGGAAGTGAAACCCGGAGGAAGTTTATGGATGGGGTAATATCTCAATCTGACAAACTTTATTTGGATGATTTGTTGGCTTATAACAAGGCACTTTCTCAGAGAAATAGTCTACTGAAATACTTCGCAAAAAACAGGAAGTGGGAAGAGGCTACCTTGGAGATATACGATGAGCAGCTCATCGAGCGGGGAGTTCGGATCAACGAGAGGCGCACGCTTTTCATGGATCAAATGAAGCCTATCATGCTGGAGGCGTATTCGAAAATTGCTTCCGAAAATGAAGATGTAAATCTCTCTTATGCCTCTCAATTGAACGAAAAGTCCATGAAGGAATGTCTACTCGAATCAAGAGATAAGGACAAGATTCTTCAGTACACCACAGCGGGAATTCACAAAGATGATTTGAAGTTTGAATTGAATGAGTACCCGCTGAAGAAAGTTGGATCTCAAGGTCAGCAGAAGACCTTCACCATCGCATTGAAATTGGCTCAGTTTGAGTTTTTAAAGCACGTTACAGGAAGAAAGCCGATCTTGTTACTCGACGATATTTTTGACAAACTCGATGAACAAAGAGTAGAAGCTATTGTGTCTATGGTAAACGATCATCAGTTTGGGCAAATCTTCATCACCGATACCCATGCGGATAGAACGAATGAAATCGTGAAGCGCATTGTAGAGGAAAGTGTTGTTTTTGAAGTGAATAGTGAAGGAGTTATTAAAGAATTAGAAGCGTGA
- a CDS encoding DUF4136 domain-containing protein codes for MKKRKTLALLFALAALGITSCYPGGADYVEDLDLVVTQYDANHNFTGKTSYALIDSVLHIGTDGSVIKRGFDEDILDRIDQNMMDLGYTKYDTVSSPSSTPPDYVLRVSAMKLTADVVYCDYYPGYGGWGYWGGWGYWGGYPGYGWGYTWCGSGYSYDIGTLVIEMVDYANPNTQDGQYNVVWVGLLNGLASGRTNADQNRVINAIDDAYDQSSYLVP; via the coding sequence ATGAAAAAACGAAAGACGTTAGCCTTACTGTTTGCGTTGGCTGCCTTGGGAATCACGAGTTGTTATCCCGGAGGGGCAGACTATGTGGAGGATCTCGATTTAGTGGTTACACAATACGATGCCAATCACAATTTTACAGGTAAAACCTCCTACGCCCTCATCGATTCTGTTCTCCATATTGGAACCGATGGTTCCGTAATTAAGAGAGGTTTTGATGAAGATATCCTCGATCGAATCGATCAAAATATGATGGACTTGGGCTACACGAAATACGACACTGTATCTTCCCCTTCTTCTACCCCACCCGATTATGTACTCCGCGTTTCAGCCATGAAATTGACTGCAGACGTTGTTTATTGCGACTATTACCCGGGCTATGGCGGCTGGGGCTATTGGGGTGGTTGGGGCTATTGGGGCGGCTACCCGGGCTACGGTTGGGGATACACCTGGTGTGGTTCAGGCTATAGCTACGACATTGGTACTCTCGTTATTGAGATGGTAGATTACGCCAACCCGAACACGCAAGACGGCCAATACAATGTAGTGTGGGTGGGCTTACTCAATGGGCTTGCTTCCGGACGAACCAATGCCGATCAAAACCGAGTAATCAATGCGATTGATGATGCTTATGATCAATCCTCATACCTTGTGCCTTAA
- the ribH gene encoding 6,7-dimethyl-8-ribityllumazine synthase, which produces MATANKNLSNYDKNTMPNASSMRFGIVVSEWNEEITEGLFRGAYDTLIDLGVARHNIIRENVPGSFELPFGAKCILESEKVDAVIAIGVVIQGETKHFDFVCSGVTQGIVELNNTYSAPTMFCVLTDMNIEQSRARSGGEHGNKGVEAAVAAVKMADLKRRRLSN; this is translated from the coding sequence ATGGCTACAGCCAACAAGAATCTTTCGAACTACGATAAAAACACAATGCCGAACGCATCAAGTATGCGCTTCGGCATTGTAGTTTCTGAATGGAACGAAGAAATCACCGAAGGGCTCTTTCGTGGAGCCTATGATACCTTAATTGATTTAGGGGTCGCACGACACAATATCATTCGGGAGAACGTACCAGGTTCCTTTGAACTTCCATTCGGAGCAAAGTGCATTCTCGAATCGGAGAAAGTAGACGCCGTTATTGCCATTGGTGTGGTTATTCAAGGAGAAACCAAGCACTTCGATTTTGTTTGTAGTGGGGTTACTCAGGGAATTGTAGAGTTGAATAATACCTACTCTGCTCCTACCATGTTCTGCGTTCTCACCGATATGAATATCGAGCAAAGTCGAGCGCGCTCTGGTGGCGAGCACGGTAACAAAGGTGTAGAAGCCGCGGTAGCAGCGGTAAAAATGGCCGACTTAAAGCGCAGAAGACTCTCCAACTAA
- a CDS encoding DUF2490 domain-containing protein yields the protein MNSAFLKKLQFVLFTLVFSPAISGQIVSWQDVNVNMGFGEYHSLNTELSIRTPWNSEVLGNKGVLRFTYQKENSNHSLWEVAAGYFQESLEKDILSEDLARREFRLALGSRWSTDPELRFAYRLHIRAEMRVFDEVQINNWYGQVRLRARPEFAVAITKPTLTQNKALQGSLDAEFLQSGLGPWLDTEPRSSIRWRGGLTWRQDYHWRFGLSYFVETNLNDGFTAASHVFKLFVTYNLLSF from the coding sequence ATGAATTCTGCCTTCCTCAAAAAACTGCAGTTTGTTCTTTTTACACTGGTGTTTTCCCCTGCTATTAGCGGGCAGATCGTCTCTTGGCAGGATGTTAATGTGAACATGGGGTTTGGCGAGTATCATTCACTGAATACTGAGTTGAGTATTCGAACACCATGGAATTCTGAGGTGCTAGGAAATAAGGGAGTACTTCGATTTACTTATCAAAAAGAGAATAGTAATCATTCGCTTTGGGAAGTTGCGGCGGGTTATTTTCAAGAGAGTTTAGAGAAGGATATTTTAAGTGAGGACTTAGCTCGACGTGAATTTCGCTTGGCATTGGGAAGCCGATGGAGCACTGATCCAGAACTTCGGTTTGCCTATCGATTGCACATTCGGGCGGAGATGCGCGTATTTGATGAGGTGCAAATCAACAACTGGTATGGACAAGTTCGACTCCGAGCGCGACCAGAGTTCGCAGTGGCCATCACCAAGCCCACATTGACGCAAAACAAGGCTTTGCAAGGATCGTTGGATGCCGAATTTCTTCAAAGTGGCCTAGGCCCTTGGTTGGATACAGAGCCGCGAAGTTCAATTCGTTGGCGAGGTGGGCTGACATGGAGACAAGATTACCACTGGCGATTTGGGCTGTCTTACTTTGTGGAAACCAATTTGAACGATGGGTTCACCGCTGCGTCACACGTGTTTAAGCTCTTTGTAACGTACAATCTTCTTAGCTTTTAA
- a CDS encoding DUF481 domain-containing protein: MKRSLLLLLFALTSGVIFAQPDSLSTMNDSTLAELQAVQAENAAEAARKEPVFDTLWLRNGLYLYGEFTSIDVGLINFDAEVIGDVTLKHYEVSTFRASSNIYRMKTLYAGEFLGWVLPGEPGTVRIYDLNDTVVVPFTELVYLVSFENSFLKRWSGLFSAGYSYTRSSNISRYNMSGSVNYAGEHLDMALSGSMIVTGEGDSLTREREELHFTSNFYFANRWSIFGVLSYQRNVTLGLRYRYQEGPGVTYTRYLTNQMRIAGGVGAVINQEESFAGARLNSIEVPALIRFHFFRYRNPKISLTTSQSVYFGVTEVGRFRHDGEIQLAWEIVDDLSLTLTLYDSYDTQSPSTGGALLDYGTVTGLSYSF; this comes from the coding sequence TTGAAAAGAAGTCTACTTCTCCTCTTATTCGCTCTAACCAGTGGGGTGATATTCGCGCAACCGGATTCACTGAGTACCATGAATGATTCTACCCTTGCCGAACTTCAAGCGGTACAGGCTGAGAATGCGGCAGAAGCGGCGCGAAAGGAGCCGGTTTTTGATACTTTATGGCTCAGAAACGGATTGTACTTATACGGCGAATTTACCTCTATAGATGTCGGTCTCATCAATTTTGACGCTGAAGTGATAGGAGACGTAACCTTGAAGCATTATGAGGTTAGTACCTTCCGTGCTTCGAGTAATATTTACCGCATGAAGACCCTGTATGCAGGGGAATTCTTGGGTTGGGTGTTGCCGGGAGAGCCGGGAACGGTTCGCATTTACGACTTAAACGATACGGTTGTGGTTCCGTTTACCGAATTGGTCTATTTGGTCAGTTTCGAGAATTCCTTTTTGAAGAGATGGAGTGGTCTTTTTAGTGCGGGCTACTCGTATACCCGGAGCAGCAACATCAGTCGCTATAATATGTCGGGTTCCGTGAACTATGCCGGAGAACACTTAGATATGGCATTGTCAGGTTCTATGATTGTTACAGGGGAGGGCGATAGCTTAACGAGGGAACGTGAAGAACTTCACTTCACGTCCAATTTCTACTTTGCCAATCGCTGGTCCATTTTTGGCGTATTGAGCTATCAACGAAACGTAACCTTGGGACTTAGGTATCGTTACCAGGAGGGCCCCGGTGTGACCTACACTAGATACCTCACGAATCAAATGCGAATTGCGGGTGGAGTGGGTGCAGTAATCAACCAAGAAGAAAGTTTTGCAGGTGCTAGATTAAATTCAATAGAGGTACCTGCACTAATTCGCTTCCATTTCTTTCGCTATAGAAATCCTAAGATCAGTCTAACCACTAGTCAGTCAGTATACTTTGGTGTAACTGAAGTTGGGCGTTTTCGTCACGATGGCGAAATCCAATTGGCGTGGGAAATTGTAGATGATCTCTCTCTTACCCTTACGTTGTATGACAGTTACGATACCCAATCGCCATCAACTGGAGGAGCGCTTTTGGATTATGGCACTGTGACAGGTTTGTCATACTCGTTCTAG
- a CDS encoding tetratricopeptide repeat protein, with product MAKKKNIQQTETAIDNVDATLSRAEQFIENNLKQVLIGLGAVIAIVLGYWGYGEYIVAPLEDEAQHAIFPAQRAAQNDSLRLAVEGNINQMGFVEVADEYSSTKAGNLANYYAGMCYLQMGEFEKAIEHLDKFSSNDGVLNVQAVAGIGDAFHELNQPEEALDYYTKAANLDGNDFSTPVVLKKAAQTAEMLSKWSTALKMYKRLQKEYPDAQESREIEKFISYCEQKENA from the coding sequence ATGGCTAAGAAGAAGAACATCCAGCAGACTGAAACTGCAATCGACAACGTAGATGCTACACTCAGCAGAGCTGAACAATTCATCGAAAACAACCTGAAGCAAGTCCTTATTGGACTCGGTGCAGTTATCGCAATCGTACTTGGATACTGGGGATACGGTGAATACATCGTGGCTCCTCTTGAAGACGAAGCTCAGCACGCTATTTTCCCAGCGCAACGCGCAGCTCAAAACGATTCTCTTCGCTTGGCTGTAGAGGGCAACATCAACCAAATGGGTTTTGTTGAAGTTGCAGACGAGTACTCTAGCACGAAAGCGGGTAACTTGGCTAACTATTATGCAGGCATGTGCTACTTGCAAATGGGTGAGTTCGAAAAGGCCATTGAACACTTGGATAAATTTTCAAGCAACGATGGTGTTTTGAACGTTCAAGCTGTTGCGGGTATCGGTGATGCATTCCACGAATTGAATCAGCCAGAGGAAGCATTGGATTATTACACCAAAGCGGCTAACCTCGACGGTAACGATTTCAGCACTCCTGTCGTTCTCAAGAAAGCAGCTCAAACAGCTGAAATGTTGAGCAAATGGAGCACCGCACTCAAAATGTACAAGAGACTTCAAAAGGAGTATCCTGACGCTCAAGAATCAAGAGAGATTGAAAAATTCATCTCTTATTGTGAACAGAAAGAAAACGCTTAA